From Carassius auratus strain Wakin unplaced genomic scaffold, ASM336829v1 scaf_tig00216516, whole genome shotgun sequence, one genomic window encodes:
- the LOC113098338 gene encoding uncharacterized protein LOC113098338 yields the protein MNDELSSDDVLSRHATAIVMTAREKHHLSQSGVNDVVAEVQAYQAQLLNSLRSQLQTVFNRHAGSELQREALGLFDSFKDPFAAVSTSYRQDSVIKEKFNFVEAEEVSVGLAVCRQKRKNQRDLAIKNKCFHYIPLIKSLEQLMSHPKIFAMINGGSQKCSSGYFYDIIDGELMLSHPLFSSRPSALQIILYSDEIEICNPLGSHASKNKLLMFYYTLGNINPKYRSKLASIRLLAIAKQSELSECGVDAILARLHEDLVKLYNGVKIHLPCGEHEIYGAVVSVCGDTLAQHELCGFKEGVGFAYSKCRHCECSFEDMQMFFNDENFEQRTLERHIRQCSDIEKASTEYLRNSLKTTYGINRRSKVMDFPAFNLIHQTPQDIMHVILEGIAPLEIKCILKQLVLLGQLDLDAFNADIIGFPYSPQDTRDRPSPIAYSTLASNDNKLKQSSGQMLVLLKIVPFLLDVIKGTAYFSFILELLEIIHILFSPVINLETTDKLKVLIELHLKHFKELFSENNITPKQHYLIHVPSQIKLLGPMLRHMCMRFKSKHCFFLKMGFKSKFQKCL from the exons ATG AATGACGAATTATCAAGTGATGATGTGCTATCCAGACATGCCACTGCTATTGTGATGACTGCTAGAGAGAAACATCATCTCTCACAG agtgGTGTGAATGATGTTGTGGCTGAGGTTCAGGCGTATCAAGCTCAGTTACTGAACAgcttgaggagtcagctacaaaCAGTATTCAACAGACATGCAGGAAGTGAACTTCAGCGAGAAGCTTTGGGACTCTTTGACTCCTTTAAAGATCCATTTGCTGCAGTTTCAACATCATATAGACAGGACagtgtcataaaagaaaaattcaatTTTGTGGAAGCAGAAGAGGTTTCAGTCGGATTAGCAGTATGTCgtcagaaaagaaaaaatcaaagAGACCTcgcaataaaaaacaaatgtttccaTTATATACCCCTGATAAAGAGTTTAGAACAATTAATGTCTCATCCAAAAATCTTTGCCATGATAAATGGTGGATCTCAGAAATGCAGCAGTGgatatttttatgacatcataGATGGTGAACTAATGCTTTCACACCCTTTATTTTCTTCTAGACCCTCTGCTTTACAGATAATTCTTTATTCAGATGAAATCGAAATTTGCAATCCACTTGGGTCTCATGCTTCAAAGAATAAGTTGCTCATGTTTTACTACACTTTGGGAAACATTAATCCAAAGTACAGGTCAAAATTAGCTTCAATCCGCCTTCTTGCTATTGCAAAGCAAAGTGAACTCTCAGAATGTGGAGTTGATGCCATATTGGCAAGATTGCATGAGGACTTGGTAAAGCTATATAATGGCGTGAAGATTCATCTTCCATGTGGTGAACATGAGATATATGGAGCAGTGGTTTCCGTATGTGGAGATACTTTAGCTCAACATGAGTTATGTGGATTTAAAGAGGGTGTGGGCTTTGCATACAGTAAATGCCGACATTGTGAATGTTCTTTTGAAgacatgcaaatgttttttaatgatgaAAACTTTGAGCAAAGAACACTGGAAAGACATATTCGACAGTGTAGTGACATTGAGAAAGCCAGTACTGAATATCTCAggaacagccttaaaactacatatGGAATAAACCGAAGGAGCAAAGTAATGGATTTCCCTGCCTTTAATTTAATCCATCAAACTCCTCAAGATATAATGCATGTAATTCTTGAGGGCATTGCTCCTTTGGAAATTAAGTGTATCCTGAAACAATTGGTTCTTTTGGGACAACTGGACCTTGATGCTTTCAATGCTGATATAATTGGATTCCCATACTCTCCACAAGATACTAGAGATAGGCCTAGCCCTATTGCGTACAGTACGTTAGCTTCCAATGACAACAAACTGAAGCAGTCATCGGGTCAAATGCTTGTTTTACTCAAAATAGTGCCCTTTCTATTGGATGTGATTAAAGGTACTGCATATTTTTCCTTCATTCTTGAGCTTCTGGAGattattcacattttgttttcacCTGTTATTAACCTTGAGACTACTGATAAGTTGAAAGTACTTATTGAACTGCATCTTAAACATTTTAAGGAACTTTTCTCAGAAAACAACATTACACCTAAACAGCATTACTTGATTCATGTTCCATCCCAGATTAAACTGTTGGGACCAATGCTCCGTCACATGTGCATGAGGTTCAAAtccaaacattgtttttttttaaaaatgggtTTCAAAAGTAAATTTCAAAAATGTCTGTAA
- the LOC113098337 gene encoding uncharacterized protein LOC113098337 gives MIDEMKKKRIDSTLIQQKMQETFSLRRKEVVEIQPLVEEIRERWPALFLKDEICMEFFRISNVDLLEKFNMSLEKYTTPLLKLYRKRTDAFGEEMKTLLDKLDEQVSDITTHRKITALKGLPIFLREKPACFLKMCLDTDPEDHSTKGVKIGILTVVEDDVAAVTSLPTVINLAIILEEAIVLQDITDLPAAFAYLFGLLYALNMEYPKELKYTFEVIQKIFMDLGGTCSARVQSLKSKLC, from the exons ATGATcgatgaaatgaaaaaaaaaaggattgattCAACACTCATTCAACAGAAGATGCAAGAAACATTTTCTCTTCGCCGCAAAGAAGTTGTAGAGATTCAGCCACTAGTTGAGGAAATCAGAGAGAGATGGCCTGCTCTTTTTCTAAAGGATGAG atcTGCATGGAGTTTTTTCGTATCAGTAACGTTGACCTCCTGGAGAAGTTCAACATGTCCCTTGAAAAATACACAACACCTCTCCTGAAACTGTACAGAAAGAGAACAGATGCATTTGGAGAAGAAATGAAGACTCTTTTGGACAAGCTGGATGAACAG gtgAGTGACATTACCACACATCGGAAAATAACAGCTCTTAAGGGATTGCCTATTTTTCTGCGTGAGAAGCCAGCATGTTTTCTCAAGATGTGCCTG GATACTGATCCCGAGGACCACAGCACCAAAGGTGTAAAGATTGGAATCCTTACTGTGGTCGAAGATGATGTTGCCGCTGTCACATCACTGCCAACTGTAATCAACCTGGCCATAATCCTGGAAGAGGCCATTGTGCTTCAGGACATTACAGATCTGCCAGCAGCATTTGCATACTTGTTCGGTCTCTTGTATGCACTCAATATGGAGTATCCAAAAGAACTCAAGTATACTTTTGAAGTTATACAAAAGATCTTTATGGATCTTGGTGGTACCTGCTCTGCAAGAGTACAGTCATTGAAGTCTAAACTTTGCTAA
- the LOC113098335 gene encoding uncharacterized protein LOC113098335 produces MDGLDEVAICTLKAANIGEDILPTLTRDDIRDLFPGPEHFLRRKAIWLIVHKEEQGHTIPVEPQGSSADDEHNGSPKRDDPSTSKFLKLPSPEYVLFTDSELQHVRRAYFEQQRLGKEGEVTLSKELFCRLIQNTMTNMISIARASSDDYKYPTKHEVIAMAKRLVEYYPMIKDKSTGSIAKKLLKRLSNIRSPVKAKHPPSKRARLNEVPSAAVASDYDADSSASTVHLSPPSRSSTPQQENDSIDEACMYITIYKKIHKYSICTDGPDNSLDSQKTQARHYRTLQEMYKAKKPNKAAVTHLLDLEFQSRRNFIDSNALKEQDRPTKILQAYPCFKELDHVMDELRRVIEPNNSQYTSEVKGRWENFYSKVQFYGVMKKVMKPPRTLNGVEHAIAVFTALPLLFPSGSAAPKKLAQSVRLFSTSSRPLRILIPTSTGVCFQGGRFFAVYSLNFPWIYIYFLARSLLLLLAHRALCLSISGLRMRFKD; encoded by the exons ATGGACGGACTCGATGAAGTTGCGATTTGTACTCTAAAAG CTGCTAACATTGGGGAAGACATTTTACCAACTCTCACACGGGATGATATCCGAGATCTCTTTCCTGGTCCTGAGCACTTCCTGCGACGCAAAGCCATTTGGCTTATTGTTCATAAGGAAGAACAG ggGCACACCATTCCTGTTGAACCCCAAGGTTCATCAGCTGATGATGAACATAATGGAAGTCCAAAAAGAGATGACCCCAGCACTTCAAAGTTTTTGAAGTTACCCAGCCCAGAATACGTTCTCTTCACTGATAGTGAACTACAACATGTGAGACGTGCATACTTCGAGCAGCAACGTCTTGGAAAAGAGGGTGAAGTCACCTTATCAAAGGAGCTCTTCTGCCGACTCATCCAAAATACCATGACAAATATGATATCTATTGCAAGAGCCTCTTCAGATGACTACAAATATCCCACTAAACATGAAGTTATTGCCATGGCAAAGCGGTTAGTGGAATACTACCCTATGATAAAAGATAAGTCAACTGGATCAA TTGCCAAAAAGCTCTTGAAGCGACTTTCAAATATCCGAAGTCCTGTGAAGGCCAAACACCCTCCATCCAAGAGAGCACGTCTGAATGAAGTACCGTCTGCTGCAGTGGCAAGTGACTATGATGCTGATTCCAGTGCATCAACAGTTCATCTGTCACCACCTTCAAGATCAAGCACCCCACAGCAAGAAAATGACAGCATTGATGAAGCATGTATGTACATTACCATTTACAAGAAAATTCACAAGTATAGTATTTGCA CCGACGGTCCAGACAACAGCCTTGACAGCCAGAAAACACAGGCACGACATTACAGGACTCTACAAGAAATGTACAAAGCAAAGAAGCCAAACAAAGCTGCTGTAACTCATCTATTAGACCTGGAGTTCCAGTCCAGAAGAAATTTCATTGACTCAAATGCTTTGAAGGAGCAAGACCGACCCACAAAAATTTTACAGGCATACCCGTGCTTCAAAGAACTGGACCAT GTAATGGATGAACTGCGGAGAGTCATTGAGCCAAACAATAGCCAATACACTTCTGAGGTGAAAGGCAGGTGGGAGAACTTCTACTCCAAGGTTCAGTTTTATGGCGTCATGAAGAAAGTCATGAAGCCTCCAAGGACATTAAATGGAG TTGAACATGCCATTGCAGTTTTTACTGCCCTGCCACTGCTCTTCCCATCTGGCTCTGCAGCACCCAAGAAACTGGCCCAATCAGTGAGGCTCTTTTCCACGTCCTCACG CCCTCTGAGGATCCTGATACCTACATCCACCGGCGTGTGCTTTCAAGGGGGGCGTTTTTTCGCAGTGTATTCACTGAATTTTCCctggatttatatttatttcttagcAAGATCTCTTCTCTTGCTTCTAGCTCACCGAGCTCTTTGTCTTTCTATTTCAGGTCTGCGCATGcgtttcaaagactaa